Part of the Alosa alosa isolate M-15738 ecotype Scorff River chromosome 18, AALO_Geno_1.1, whole genome shotgun sequence genome is shown below.
atgtggactggtagcagagtgggcttagacccatggaaatccaccaccatctccttggtctttgaagtgttaagttgaagatgattgagtttgcaccattgcacaaagtcctccaccaggctcctgtactcctcctcctgcccgctcctgatacaccccacaattgcagtatcatcagaaaacttctgcatgtggggTTGGTCAtcgatattcccacgggtgttgttcggccgcaGGCAACATAataatcacaggcggcatccaaaaacattcagatgggctatccatcccatagcctacagacttactgtaggcctaacctatgcctataaataatttcttatcaaaaatatttctggatacgtgctaaactccttatcTGGTTATAGCCTacgttttatccatatggagatcttcaaaggcttgcgctataattccaaccctgtttataaacgaacctctgttgctgacaaggcctatctcaaatttcccgtttaactcttctacatacaataggctataattacaaaacatttcaaatctcGACTTtaaaaacgacaaggcgtggacaggcaaaataggctattacgcataggctacaaacaatttccaaatcagtttcagtagcctacgctacgagctggcctaagatccaaagtggcagacggataggttacattacaacagcaagacaaaatatacacatttggaccaaaggtccatttatttattttttttttttcaaactgcagaaatcaaattattaggctgttatatagataacgaaaaaaaaaaaaatgttattaaccggttttgtggatttcagaataacgtttctgttccggaacagttgaagaccattttgttttcgtttccgtttccgctcctcgtaaaattccgtaaaattctgttcgttttcggttttcgttttcgttccttgaaccagTTCGGAGCCCTGtatctaggtttgctgaatgcatgttacaaggacaatgggccatgtcatgtaagagacaaaaaaacggaaacattgtctacattgcagaaccactcaactttattaatttatggtgaataaatgttacattactgtgcacagcctgacgtgacaATGCTAGCAcattagcagcggttagctaattatgctaacattagtctcctccaagtgacattcatattatacacaatgctggcaatgctaagaacaattagcatcctcgtttatcttacttacattgagttgactgtgtggcttaatccacagatgtggtgaagcactgttttgttatggtttgctaaggagtaacccattgcttgaaatagtggagagctgggtagggatgagaacattgtgtcaaatctttgcattgtatcgcggacgctgagtgatttattattagctgtgcaaagtctgagttgaaatgtccatcaacgtctctcggccaatcagaaacaaataaatagttccatagaacccaattgttgtataattatagttattccactgtttggttgaatttcccattgtacTACGTAGTTTAGAACAACCATTAACATGTTATTtgaacacctatgaagtagatcattttggccgtatcacacttctatattaattcgccaaacttgttgtgaagtttaaatgaattgtcacgttgcatccgagttGTAAAATATACACGGGTTTCCGTTTactaacaaaactagatgcgcgcgcagccttgaggcagaagacgcttggtggccgtccacaacattataaacttaacctaaatagtcggctgctgtaagctacaatgtGATTTTTTGTATACTCCTGTtatctcaatgataataacatttcagactatatttcaaagtttgacgttcatttggattattaacataacatcgtattttgtcatttttggtgaagacatgcattccgttagggatattgaacatatttaacattctctaaccatcgtgatttcgaattggtgcagttttcagcacaaaaactcattttattcttttgcattgctctatgctgttctatggtgctttctgcctcttggttgcgcacgcatgttttcgtgacgttccatagaaatccatgtatagacGTTTAGAACAGCAACATTGACggatgacggaggtggcttttagctagatggatggcAAAGAAAGATCTCTCTCTCGACTTTGGCGGAGGCAACTCCTTTGCCTCTTTGcctctcgccctcgtccattaattccgtataacaggacacctcggcggccgttatcacttaggcctacttaacAGACCactgtgtcgtccattatcccttacgtggCTTTGTTTAAATGGACTATACTATACCCATACAGACATGAATCACTGCATAGTCTCAGGACTGTGGGCAAAATAAACACAATGGATAACTACAGAGAATAAAAACGGAATGAACATTAAATTAACCtactaatcaataaaaaaaaatctcatgaTAAAAATTGTAGGCCTAAACTGCAGTGAAAAagatcaaataataataataataataataataatatgctttatttgtatagcacccttcatacacagaatgcaactCAAAGTGCTTAAGATTTGCTTAGCATTTAACAGAATAAtagagaataataataataataataatacaaataaacaaacaaaacaataaataaaacatcagagATTTAACATTAAGTAAAAATGAGCATTCACCAGATGGAGATAGGAGGTagataccatacaacaactacAATACAACTAATGCAGATGAAAATAGGAACAACCTGTAAATAGCAAAAGTAGAATATCAAATTATGTGAAGTCATAGGCTACAAGATATAAGAACCCAACAACATGTGTACCACTGGGCAGCTTGGATCAGATCTGAGAGTCCAGCATGTACAGACAGAAATGTTTTAGGTGAAAAAGCAGGCTCACAATTAACCGTTCTCTTTAAAGCAATTCTCCCACACTGGAGAAAgtgtaataataaaaagaacagagagaaacagagtgagagagagagagaaacacagagagagagagagagaaagaaagaaagaaacagagtaagagagagagaaacagtgagagagagaaacacagagtgtgagagagagaaacagagtgtgtgtgagagagagaaacagagtgagagagagaaacacagagtgagagagagagagagagcgaaacacggaggagagagagagaaacacagagtgagagagagagagagagaaacacggAGTGAGAGAGCCTCTCCTCAGCTTCTTCTCTTTAGGGCTGTAATGGCAAAAACTCTCAGTGCCCAGATTGCAGAGTGGAGAAGGAGCCTCCGAGACCCTTGTGAGCGCCTGACggcggctctctctctctgcctggactcagattgcagggcttggGTCGAAGCGGTCGACGGAGGGGCGAGTGAAATGGGGACGACAGGTCAGCGCTATATTTACACTGCAGTTATATCAATCTTTGGCCGCTATCCTGCCGAGGAGGCCAGCGTGGTTATCGCCACTTGAAGAAGGCCAGCATGGTTATCACCACTTGAAGAAAGTGGGTCTTGTTCCAGTGTGTATGCTCTTCAGTGCTAGCCATTATGATGTCCGCTCAGCTCATCAATACATCAGTCCATCTATGATCAAGTAGGGCAAATGGTGTCCAATTGTGCTTTCCTAAAAAAATAAACGTTTACCGTAACACAATACAAATTTCGCTTTGCAACTACTActgtaaattaaataaataaattggttacactttacggtaagggtacatgaatttcatgaattcatgcatgaattaattcatgatttatgcattacttcattcctttatatctaTATGAAttatcaggaattgacatgagttcatagtctctcattcatgacctcatgcatgaacaacacatcaactaagaCATTAAGTATGGTGGGTACATCATTTTGATTTAtaatttcttaagcatgattcatttaaggttaattgctcatgtgctcatcatgtctgtggcccctcaactaaagtgttGAATAAAGACGTGTTTAGAGAACTCcaaagttgtgttcaaatcagaattggAGCAGTGATGACCaaatttttggcagaaaaactaaataatcatgatcatgcttaataaatcataattcataatgatgtgcccaccgtacctaatgctttaggtaatgtgctgttcatgtatgaggtcactaATGACAGACTCATgtgaattcctgatgattcatgagatattaaggaatgaagtaatacataaatcattaattaattaatgcatgaattcatgataattcatgtacccttaccgtaaagtgttaccaataaaTTAAATGTTGATATTTACATAGAAAATCAGAAATGATATTTTGTGGAGGTGAAGCTTTTGGATGGCTATCACATGTTCATGATTTGGGGTGGGTGTGAGGTGACCAGGTCAGAATGTAGCATTGCATTGGAGGCTTCCAGCACCCACTAGTTCTGCTGGGTTAGAGACGAATGCCTACCGGGTAATCAGAGAAAAGAGTGCAGATTTGTTTCACTTATCTATAATGATGATGTAGTTCACATGACCTTATAGTCCTGGAGCTGTGCACTACACATTACAATGGTCCCTTAAGATAATTCatcatcacacatgtgatcagaAACAAATTTGCCTGAGACATCTTTGAATATGTGATGTAATTTCCACTCTTTTAGGCTACATATGAGACCCATCCGTATCAGAAAGGggaatattaatttattatacaTAATGGTTTTTATACCACACATAGTCTGAAAATCACTTGAATTTGATAACAGTTAGAATAATGTGCATTtcaattattaaaatatttaggaTTAGAAAGGAGTTACAttcaaatatttgtttttgatAGTAAGCTTTAAAGCTTCATGTAGAATATAACATTCATTCTGTTGTAGTGCATATTCCCATCTTTTAGATAGGCTCCATTCCTTTGTGAGTGAACACTCAGATCTTAAGTGTTGTTTTTGATTGGCTCTCActtgaatgtaaatgtaaatcaggtttctcggccaagtatacttgcatataataggaatttggtctctgcatttatcccatctgtgaattagtgaacacacagtgaggtgaagcacacactaatcccagcgcagtgagctgccttgctacagcggcgctcggggagcagtgaggggttaggtgccttgctcaagggcacttcagccattcctactggtcggggatcgacccggcaaccctccggttacaagcccgaagccctaaccagtaggccacgactacCCCAAAAGTTGAATTTCCACTACATTTCGTTGACATGATTTTTTCACTCAAAAATAATCTAATGCATTAATGTACGTAACAACTAATCTGTAACACATTTCAGAGGTAACCTTTCCCTACTCTGATATCCAGCCAGTACATCCTTGGGTGACCGAAGCGGCGGAAATAAGGCTCAACCTGCTCCACAACGCAGTAAACAACCTTGAGAACTCCAACTCAAGAGATATGAATAAAAGTTAAGGTGCTGGAGTTCAAGACGTGTCAGTAATACGTCAGATGGTATAGAAATCAAATAAGAGAAAAGACTTTTCATGCTTCCACACCCGGCGGGAGTGCTACAGAAGACCAGGTCATACATACAGGGCTGAGTGATGTTTAGGCATTACGGGTCAGAAAGGAAATCCTTAATGTGCAAATGTTTTTacacgagaaagagagagagagagagagagagagaaagagagagagagagagagaaagtatataagtatatatactcttttgatcccgtgagggaaatttggtctctgcatttatcccaatccgtgaattagtgaaacacactcagcacacagtgaacacacacagtgaggtgaagcacacactaatcccagcgcagtgagctgcctgcaacaacagcggcactcggggagcagtgaggggttaggtgccttgctcaagggcacttcagccattcctactggtcggggttcgaagagagagagagagagaggagagagggagataccaATATATATATTGGATTAGTTTAATCAGTATGTAGCCTTGGGCTACATGACAAAGGATCTGAGAGGCTTATGAGGATATTCACCCATTTGCCAAACGCACAGAGAGCTGTCTGCCTTTGGGGGGAAGAAGATGGAAACACAGGATCCTATTAGCAGGTCAGCTCCTCTGCTCCTGGCACACTTGTGTTGTAAGTTATATGCAAAACATTAATCCTACTCTGTGATTCAGAGCCCAGAATCCATAGCCTGTTGAAGAATTTGGTTTATAATGGCACAAGGAGTAATAATTTAGCAGGGATAGTTGATTCTGCCACTAAATTGGAtgccatctatctatccagtGCAAAACCTCGCAACTGAGATAAATGTGTCCAATTTATATATTTCTTGGAGATACAAGGCCGTAAATAGCATCATTCATGGACACTAAGTGTCCAAAATATTAATTTCTAATCACAAACTGGAAAATGGTATGCTGAATGGTTTAATAGCTGTAAAATGGTATAATGGTTTAATAACTGTAAAATGGTATAATGGTTTAGTTACTGGAAAATGATATGCTGAATAATTTAATAACTGGAAAATGGTATGCTGAATGGTTTAATAACTGGAAAATGGTATGCTGAATAGTTTAATAACTGGAAAATGGTATAATGGTTTAATAACTGGAAAATGGTATAATGGTTTAATAACTGGAAAATGGTATGCTGAATAGTTTAATAACTGGAAAATGATATGCTGAATGGTTTAATAACTGGAAAGACAAAGGGAGTGCAGAGGTGAGTTAAGTTCTAGGTTAAGTGAAGAAACCTGATTACAGAGAAAACGAGGAAACACTGACTTGCCTTGAACACTAATCCTCTCTTAGTCTTAATCTCCTAGTCTTGAGCCATCACTACTGCATGTGAAAGTCGTAGAAAGCCAAGAAACCATGAAATACCACTTGAAAACAAGTGGCTACAGATTAGtgatttccacggaattatacACTTCCTTCTCTTTCTGCCCTTTGTCTATTTGATCAGTTTGCTCTTTTGAAGTTAAGAGTAGTGCTTATTAGCTACTACTAACTGAACTTTTACGTACATTCTTTACGTAACCCAAAAGCCCATTGCATAAAATTAAGATTTGTTCCCATCAGCTCATCACTTCCAATTCCAACAATTACACTTAACTTCAGCAAGGATTTGTTTGAAACGGTAATATTAATGTCTATTTATGAAGTATCTTGTGGGGACACACAATGTTTTACTAAATGTGTCAGTAATTGCTTGAAGACAGACATTTTCAACTATGATGCTAATGTACTGGAAATGTGTCACACTGCACACTGTGTGGAGGGCCTACAAGAGATTAGCCATTTGAATCAGAAATGATGAGTTGTCCATTCCTGAACATTATGCAAGAGACTTGTTTATTGATAacattatgttttgttttcactcTGATGCATTCAGAGTGGcctaagagaggaggagtggcaTGATGATGCCAGGTGGGCAGGGGTAAAAGGTGGCATGGGGGCAGGGGTAAAAGGTGGCATGGGGGCAGGGGTAAAAGGTGGCATGGGGTGAAGAAAGGGGCAAAAAACAACTTATTTAGTTAAAAAGTGTCATAGCTTAGTTGTTTTGATTTGGATGTTGTTTGCATGATCACATGGCCCATGGCAATATATAGCGTATTCAGAAACCAGACCAAACATGCAAATGCCGCACACCCACGTATTTGAATAtttgttaaacatttattttgttccTGTTTGAGCCAAATTCTAAACGTTTATTTTGTGATATTAGCGTTCTccatctcttgctctctgtgcCGGTCTCAAGCAACTCTCTCAGCCCACGATCGTTTTGACCAACGCtgctaatattttttttccagtcCAGCATATGAGGGGCAGCTCAGCCACAAAGGCTCAGTCCGAAGTGAAAGGCGAGTGAGATTGCACTGATACACTTCAAGGCTGTGATAACAAATCCTGCTCTCCCCAGCAGATGTGCCAGTAGACAGCCGTCTACATGCTTTGTTGCATTTCTCTTGAGTGGCCAATATGAGGGAACAAAAGAATTTCTCTGAAAGGTTTCCACATGCCAGTGGCTCAGCAGAGGTGGCACTACCTGAACTATGCTGCCCAGCACGGAacgcacggcacggcacggcacggcacggcacggcacggcacggcacagcaAAGCCCAGCCtagcacggcacggcacaggAGAAATGCTGAAATGCTGCACACAGACTTTGTCAATTCAACACTAATTTGTCACActtcaaatgtaaaaaaaaaatcacaggctTAAAATTGGACTAAttattgtatatatattttgtgtaCTGGAACTGTATGCATTTTGGCAATGCAGCATCACTAGCATTGAAATAATTATCAGCCACAATAATttgtaaacaaatacatatGGCTTTAACTAGGAACATTTCCACTACTATCTGAGCAATTAAGGCTTCCTGTGTCTTGATATGATTTGACTGTCTTATTTCTCTTAAGGAGAATTGCCTAATGTTAGTTTTACGCTGCATCTTTTGTActtttcaaaaaataaaatatcaattaCAAAAGAAGAAAATTGCCTGCTACATAAAACATAGCCTCTGTCTCCATCACCGGCTCTCCCAACGCCCACCAGTGTCCACACACCTGGGAGCTGTGGCACCTGTCAGCCCTCTCTGGAAGCTCTCAGCTGGGTCGAAAGGTCTCCTGCGCCCAGCTCCACGCCTGCATATGCCACCGCACTGTCTGTTGTTCAGCCTTTGTACTTTACAATGGGGATAAAAATCAGGAGGATTTCTCCTGACATCAAAACAGGGCGCCATGTGTCACACTGCAagatagtgtttttttttttttttttgtcttttacaGGCTTTGTGATCCAGTTtggctttttgtatttttttttttttcagaaacagCACACAGCCTTTCTTTgtctgacaaaaaaaatgacagCAACTGACAAACCTTGTCAGAGGGTTTCTGAGCACAAAAGCACTGAGGACACACCTGCAGATGACATCACACTGTGATTCTAATAGGGAGTAAATAACATGAAGTGTGATGGAACTTCAAGGGAACTTTATCTAAAGTCATCTAAGTTCAGGACCTAGTCAGGAATGTAATTAAAGTGACTTAATTGAAAAGGATTTGGAAGCCTTTATGATTTAAGAGGGGTACTTATGGAAGACCATAGGTTATTTCtgaaaaataaattatgtaCTTGCAATTATGCCATTGCAATTATCTTTATTAGAAAAATACCTATTATTCAATTGTCCAGATGTGCCACACTCTGtgtgaagaagaaagagagatatatagatgtACCAGTGTTTAATCATAATTGATTAGTTGAATAaagttatctatctatctatctatctatctaggtcagtgtttctcaaagtgtggtccggggaccactggtggtccgcaagctatcccaagtggtccgcaagcagacatggtaaaatataatattgatGAGTTTTTTGCAATATTTAACAAatttgtatgtaaattcaaacagttctgcaacactgcctatgtaagctacgccagtttaaatcatatgaatcctatGATCCAacaataagcaaggttgttcagtgaggtctattgtgtaatatactgttgaagtgggtctactgttgtttttttttttaattaagtggtccgtgaggttaTTTTTTACTGGTTTAGTGGTCCTTGATCTGAaaatgtttgagaaacactgatctaggtCTATatatctcttttgtgaaacatCTCAACTCATAATGTTCATGATCACTTACCAGGCATGTGAATGGGGGTGTGTTTCATTTTATTAAGAGCAGCTAGACAGTATTTCTCCACTTAGTCAAGGAGATTCAACAATGCAATGGAAGTCTGCCTTAACAGTCCAACGacaaaaaaatgcaaacactataaattaaattaacttCGAAGACAATGCGTATGGCTTAGCCTAGTCACCAACGCTAGTTAGTAAATAGTATAAAAAATCATGAAAACACCCAATATTGAAACATATACAGCATTACTATTTACACACCATATCACAAATGATTCAAAAGGTATATAAACGGGGCTACTTCCCTGATAATCCCCTTATTATTACTTATCATTTTGGCCTGGTAATCCATCACATTCGAGCGCGGTGGAGGTGAATGGTGTGATTGTGTCCAAAGAGATCTCTCCATCACACTCATAGTGTCCAATAGCTGGCAACAGCATATGTTTGTGGTTTCGAGACACATTGGAAGTCACCGACACCTTGTCAAAGGGCAAGCCAGTGTCCTCCCTAGAACTGACCACTTCGTGTGGAAGTGGAATGACTAATGGTTGTGCGTCTTTTTGGAGAGTCGTGTCATGATGATAGGACACCAGTTCGTTACTGAAGTTGACTGCTTCCACGGTGTTACTTGGACAAATTTTGTTACAACCTAAGATAGAGGAAAATGCTTTCCTAAAATCCGCATTGAAGGCGTATATGACAGGATTTAAGGACGAATTCGCCCAACCGAACCAAACGAATATAGTGAACGTTGTGTCGCTGACGCACTGACAGAATGGCACCATGCAGTTTAGAACAAAGAAAGGAAGCcagcaacacacaaacacgcccaTTATGACTGAAAGAGTTTTTAAAACTTTGGTCTCTTTCTTAAAAGTTGTTTTCAATGAGCTTTCAGTGGAGCAGTCGGTATGTAAGTTATTTTGCGCTTGCTCGGCAGCCCTCTCCAAAGAGGATATTCGTCTTATTTGTGTTTGCGCAATACGGAAAATCCTTGTATAAGTGGCAATCATTATGATCACAGGAATGTAAAAGCTTATTAGAGACGAAGAGATGgcgtaggttttgttcaggttagcTTTGCAGTTTATGGTCTGGTTGATGCTGTGTGCGTCCTCTGCGTCCCCCTCTGCCATGTGCCAGTTGAGTTGGACAGGTATGAAAGATATGAGGATGGACAGGGTCCATGCCAACCCAATCATCATGAATGCCATTCTGTGTGTCATCTTACGTTCATACCTAAACGGGCTTGCGATAGCCCAGTATCTATCCAGACTTATGATGCACAAATTTAGGATTGATGCAGTGGAACACATGATGTCAAAAGCGATCCAAACGCCACAGAAATTGCCAAAGAGCCACGAACCTGCTACCGCCGAGATAGCTTCCCATGGCATCACCAGAACCGCCACAAACAGATCCGATACCGCCAGAGAAATTACAAAAAAGTTGGTCACTTTGGAGCGGAGGTGCCTGAATTTTACAACCGCCGCGCAAACAAGCATGTTTCCAAGCAGAGTCGAGACTATGAGGAGGAACAGGAGGAAACCGATGATCAACGCTCGGACACTGTCTTGGCGCTCGCTCCCCTCGTCTGTGCCGTTCGACAGAACTTGCGTTTCATTTGTAAAGTTATCCATATCTCATTCTCTtcaaaacagtaggctattcatccaACATCGTGTATTACCCACACGTCGATATGCTTCCTCTTTTTTTGTGAGCCCAGCTGGTTCGTAAAATAGCCTAATTATAGCCTACGCTTCAAACATCCATAATCACTCTCTCATCACATCCCCTGACTGATCACACGTGGGCCAGGTAAAGTCATCTTGAATAATTTGGCTTGACGTCTATTTTTCTCCTACTTTTTGGCAACCCCGGTGTTTTCTCTGTGTCCATGTGTCCTTggtttggagagagaaaagtCCCAGGAACGCTTCATGGCTTTTAGGACAGCAGACGCATGTGATTGGTTTCTATCTACTGAACATTTGAATTCCCCCAACCGTCTTCTGGGGCCTCGCCTTGCTTCAGACCATGTAAGACTGAGTGTCTCCAATAGGACACAAGTCTAACGATTACAAATGAGCAGGAATACAGCATAGACTAAATAATATTCCACTATTTTCTGACTATAATATTACtattttaaatgtagcctatgatataaaacatattttgctctggtaaaaaaaaacaagcgcTTAAAAAACCCAAAGAAACCTTACACAGTTTATCAACCAAATTACTTTTCCCTTCCCTATCTGAAAATTGTTTAAGTTGAACAACTAGTCGCTTTAGTCTATCTGAGTGGCCAAGATgtaatttccattttttttccatgtgCATTAGGCCATACCCAATTTCGGTCAGTCAAACATGCATCATACACAAGCGAACCCATTGCGCCCATATCTTTCCAGAGTGACCGAAATCACGCCGCATTTAGGCCATACTGTTCAACTGAGTATCCACCTCGTTTTTACGGAACTCTAGAGGGGTCattgcaaaatattttttggtataATACTTATATATTCAGAAAACGTGCACTCATTTTTACTAAATTATGTACACATTTtaatacatcatgtacacattttactaaattgtgcactcattctactaaattgtgctcacgatttagtaaaacgttaCTAAATTGTCTGCACATTTTAAATCATGCAcacgatttactaaattgagagcacaatttagtcaaatgagTGCACTATTCAGTAAAACAtatgcacaatttagtaaaatgagtaggctacaaattttctcgatacacaaaaatatcttgcaatgacacctcctgggcttCTTACCATCTCTTTCATGGCTTAAACTACACATCAGCCTGATTTCCCTTGTTCCTACCTGGCCAGGCTGACCTATAGGTGCCATCCACATGTAATAAGCAAACACGTATAATCTATTGCATGACATTAATGGCTCGGACGCCATGGTCCTGTtatattcaaattcaaaatgagtaTAATTTTCTTAGGTTTATCAAGGTAGTTTGGTTGCAATCAATTAGCAAATAAGGTAGGCTCTGATACGGCTCTGTGTTGTGAAGGCGGATGTAGGTTGCTTTCTAGCTCCCCCTGGCGACTATCTGTCAATTGATCAGGCCCCTCCATTATTGTAATAGTTTATAGGTGTATTAAACAGGGTATAGGCCAGTTCTACAGTGTgttgcagtagcctaggctacccctCAACAATAATTGTGTAAAACTCTGTTATTATTGCATGTGTACTTATAATTAAGTTGGCCCATGTAACGTGGTATTGTTGGCTAGTGACTTCTTCCGAGCAGTAGATGTCGCTTCAACTCCAAGAAATCCCAGTTTTGCGGCGAGTGACTTGGGAAAGACATGACGTCACACTCAGATTCAAAATGGCCTCTATTTATGGAAGGAGTGAAGCTGGCTAAAATCGCTCGGTTAATTATCCATAACAAACAATGACAGTAACAGTAGGGCTTTATTTAATCTCGCAGTGAAATGGAATACTTAAATAACAAAACATTGTCGCGGCGTAGTTGAGTCTCTGTAACATGAGATCTTGCCCAGCTGCCGAGAGAGGCTCCGCAGCAGGATTTTAAGTGCCAGTCTAAACGCGGACCATGAATGAAATGGAAAGGGCGGAAAATGGAGAGTTGGTGCTCGCGTTGTCTGTTGATCTAAACGAAAATGAAGAgggaaacaaaaaacatcttagGCCAGCGTCTATGGATTGTAACATAGCAGAAGTCAAATCTCGCCTGTTGAATGACGGAAGCAAAAAGTCATACCCAGCCGATAAGGTAGCGCTGCCAGGGACtggttatgtttatgtttccaGTCATAGTAAGAATGTAAACTCAGACGCTGCTCTGTCGTCCTTGCAGGTTACTTCACCGGTGG
Proteins encoded:
- the LOC125311307 gene encoding LOW QUALITY PROTEIN: D(1)-like dopamine receptor (The sequence of the model RefSeq protein was modified relative to this genomic sequence to represent the inferred CDS: substituted 2 bases at 2 genomic stop codons): MNSLLFXREXDMDNFTNETQVLSNGTDEGSERQDSVRALIIGFLLFLLIVSTLLGNMLVCAAVVKFRHLRSKVTNFFVISLAVSDLFVAVLVMPWEAISAVAGSWLFGNFCGVWIAFDIMCSTASILNLCIISLDRYWAIASPFRYERKMTHRMAFMMIGLAWTLSILISFIPVQLNWHMAEGDAEDAHSINQTINCKANLNKTYAISSSLISFYIPVIIMIATYTRIFRIAQTQIRRISSLERAAEQAQNNLHTDCSTESSLKTTFKKETKVLKTLSVIMGVFVCCWLPFFVLNCMVPFCQCVSDTTFTIFVWFGWANSSLNPVIYAFNADFRKAFSSILGCNKICPSNTVEAVNFSNELVSYHHDTTLQKDAQPLVIPLPHEVVSSREDTGLPFDKVSVTSNVSRNHKHMLLPAIGHYECDGEISLDTITPFTSTALECDGLPGQNDK